A genome region from Pseudanabaena sp. Chao 1811 includes the following:
- a CDS encoding nuclear transport factor 2 family protein: MAFAEDWIRTWNSHDLDAILSHYSEDIVLISPIATRILNDPSGKVSGKTALRAYFQKGLAFYPDLKFELIDVMWGISSIVLYYIN, encoded by the coding sequence TTGGCTTTTGCTGAAGATTGGATTAGGACATGGAATTCCCATGATTTAGATGCGATTCTATCTCATTACAGTGAGGATATCGTCCTGATATCACCGATCGCTACCAGAATACTTAATGACCCATCGGGTAAAGTGTCAGGAAAGACTGCTTTACGTGCATATTTCCAAAAAGGACTAGCGTTCTATCCTGATCTGAAATTTGAGCTAATCGATGTCATGTGGGGAATCTCTAGCATTGTCCTATATTACATTAACTGA
- a CDS encoding ISAs1 family transposase: MLDTVNPIGLIETHFGNLQDPRAAHGILHKLLDILIITICAVICGADNFIAIAEYGKEKEEWLKTFLELANGIPSVDTFERLFARLKPEELQKSFISWMEAVHKSTDGELINIDGKTLRGAKGSGNSRSLIHMVSVWSASQHLVLGQKKVDEKSNEITAIPSLLKMLAIRGSVVSIDAMGCQTEIAKTIIEEGADYVLALKGNQGNLHKDVRELFTSAREQNFKNIEHQFYETVEKGHGRIETRRYWTMGNTEYLIGAEKWIGLKSIGMVESDRIINGTISTEQRYYLLSLESDVHRFSQSVRNHWSIENRLHWILDVGFNEDASQSCRGYIAENLAVIRHISLNLLSRDKTSKVGVKTKRLKAGWNNNYLKDVLSALNIVAV; encoded by the coding sequence ATGCTAGATACAGTCAACCCCATCGGATTAATCGAAACCCACTTTGGGAACTTGCAAGATCCCAGAGCAGCACACGGTATCCTGCATAAGCTGCTCGACATATTGATAATCACGATTTGTGCAGTGATCTGTGGAGCTGATAATTTCATCGCAATCGCCGAATATGGCAAAGAGAAAGAAGAATGGTTAAAGACATTTTTGGAATTAGCCAACGGCATACCATCAGTAGATACATTCGAGAGATTATTTGCGAGACTAAAGCCAGAAGAATTGCAAAAAAGCTTTATTAGTTGGATGGAAGCAGTCCATAAATCAACCGATGGAGAATTGATTAACATAGATGGCAAAACTCTGAGAGGGGCAAAGGGATCAGGAAATTCACGTAGTCTGATTCATATGGTGAGTGTGTGGTCAGCATCACAACATTTGGTATTGGGACAGAAAAAAGTAGACGAGAAATCCAATGAAATAACAGCGATTCCATCATTGCTAAAAATGTTAGCGATACGAGGTTCAGTGGTGAGCATAGATGCAATGGGATGTCAGACCGAAATCGCGAAAACAATCATCGAAGAGGGAGCAGATTATGTGTTAGCGCTGAAAGGCAATCAAGGTAATCTCCATAAAGATGTGCGTGAACTATTTACCTCTGCACGAGAACAGAACTTCAAAAATATTGAACATCAGTTCTATGAAACGGTTGAGAAAGGACATGGGCGCATTGAAACCCGTCGCTATTGGACAATGGGTAATACCGAATACTTAATTGGTGCGGAGAAATGGATAGGTTTGAAAAGTATTGGTATGGTTGAATCAGATCGAATTATAAATGGAACTATTTCTACTGAACAGCGATACTATCTGCTTAGTCTTGAGAGTGATGTCCACAGATTTTCCCAATCTGTCAGAAATCACTGGAGTATTGAAAATCGACTACATTGGATTCTCGATGTTGGCTTTAATGAGGATGCTTCTCAATCCTGTCGAGGCTATATTGCCGAAAACTTAGCTGTTATACGTCATATCAGTTTAAATTTGTTGTCAAGAGATAAAACTAGTAAGGTCGGGGTCAAGACTAAACGTCTTAAAGCTGGCTGGAACAATAACTATCTTAAGGATGTCCTAAGTGCCTTAAACATAGTCGCTGTCTAA
- a CDS encoding HEPN domain-containing protein: protein MSEISKLLSLSSEDLETAELLHEAKRYRSCISRAYYAMYYAAQALLLSEGLDTSTHKGVIKLINLHFAHTGKLSLDIAKLLKSTYDLRQSGDYSTNFVADEIIANRAIADAKTFISEIKMIMLESD from the coding sequence ATGAGTGAAATCTCTAAACTTTTGAGCTTATCATCCGAGGATTTAGAAACAGCAGAACTTTTGCATGAGGCAAAGCGTTATCGTTCTTGTATATCTCGTGCTTATTATGCGATGTATTATGCTGCTCAGGCATTGCTGCTTTCAGAAGGTTTAGATACTTCTACTCATAAAGGAGTGATCAAATTGATAAATCTACATTTTGCTCATACGGGCAAGCTTTCCCTAGATATTGCTAAACTCCTGAAAAGTACTTACGATCTGCGACAGTCGGGTGATTATAGTACCAATTTTGTAGCTGATGAGATAATTGCTAATAGGGCGATCGCTGATGCAAAAACTTTTATTTCTGAGATAAAAATGATTATGCTAGAGAGTGATTAG
- a CDS encoding nucleotidyltransferase domain-containing protein, which translates to MTKTVENKQLSSLLTELKASLVNLYGDRLFSVILFGSQARGEATPDSDIDVMTVLDDPVNVAEEIYRTSDIGWHFMDKYGELVSIIPTAKSAFLDSAISFIRVVKREGIEL; encoded by the coding sequence ATGACGAAAACCGTTGAGAACAAGCAATTATCCTCTTTACTAACGGAGCTAAAAGCTAGTTTAGTAAATCTTTATGGCGATCGCTTATTTTCCGTGATTCTGTTTGGCTCTCAAGCTAGGGGAGAAGCAACTCCTGACTCAGATATTGATGTGATGACAGTCCTTGATGATCCTGTAAATGTGGCTGAGGAAATATATCGAACATCTGATATTGGTTGGCACTTTATGGATAAATATGGTGAATTAGTTTCAATTATTCCTACTGCGAAGTCAGCCTTTTTAGATTCTGCAATTTCTTTTATTCGAGTAGTAAAGCGGGAAGGTATTGAGCTATGA
- a CDS encoding THUMP domain-containing class I SAM-dependent RNA methyltransferase, whose protein sequence is MNQYFATVARGLEALAAQELEQLGAHSVEAGFCGVSFEGDRTLLYRVNLWARLPFRILMHLDQFDCLDADDLYQGIKAIDWSEFLTPEMTLSVNATGKNDQLNHTHFTALKVKNAIVDQQMDRFGERSDVDTHEADLRIGVHIDDNGCTVSLDSSGNSLHRRGYRPAVGAAPLKESLAAALIQMSGWQPNQMFYDPLCGSGTLPLEASLKALNIAPGMFREHFGFETWLDFDQELLAKLIQEADDNRLDALPAPIWGSDRNPEVVDQAMINAKNCGLANHVYFSALDLAEVVAPADSGVVFCNPPYGERLGRDSDLGAFYKQLGNVLKQQFKGWTAFVLSGNKQLSQTIGLKCAERTAVLNGALPCQLMKYELY, encoded by the coding sequence ATGAATCAATATTTTGCAACTGTGGCGAGAGGCTTAGAAGCCCTCGCAGCACAGGAATTAGAACAACTAGGTGCTCATTCCGTTGAAGCGGGATTTTGTGGTGTTAGCTTTGAAGGCGATCGCACTTTACTTTATCGTGTCAATCTCTGGGCAAGATTACCATTCCGCATCTTAATGCACCTCGATCAATTTGATTGCCTTGATGCGGATGATCTCTATCAAGGAATTAAAGCGATCGACTGGTCAGAATTTTTAACCCCTGAAATGACCTTGTCTGTGAATGCTACTGGCAAAAACGATCAGCTTAATCACACGCATTTTACAGCGCTCAAAGTCAAAAATGCGATCGTTGATCAGCAGATGGATCGATTTGGTGAGCGATCGGATGTAGATACCCACGAAGCAGATTTGCGAATCGGTGTGCATATTGATGACAATGGTTGCACCGTTAGCCTCGATAGCTCTGGCAATAGTCTCCACCGTCGCGGTTATCGTCCTGCGGTGGGAGCCGCCCCTTTAAAGGAATCCCTTGCGGCTGCTCTTATCCAGATGTCAGGTTGGCAACCCAATCAAATGTTTTACGATCCCCTCTGCGGTTCAGGAACTTTGCCACTAGAGGCAAGCTTAAAAGCTCTAAATATTGCCCCCGGAATGTTTCGCGAACATTTTGGCTTTGAAACTTGGCTAGATTTTGATCAAGAGCTTTTAGCCAAATTAATTCAAGAAGCTGATGATAATCGTTTAGATGCTTTACCTGCACCTATCTGGGGTAGCGATCGCAATCCTGAGGTGGTCGATCAAGCAATGATCAATGCCAAAAATTGTGGCTTAGCCAATCATGTCTATTTCTCAGCATTAGATCTAGCGGAAGTGGTCGCACCTGCGGATAGTGGCGTTGTTTTCTGCAATCCTCCCTATGGTGAGAGGCTAGGACGTGACAGTGATTTGGGCGCTTTTTATAAGCAATTAGGGAATGTTCTCAAGCAGCAATTTAAGGGCTGGACTGCGTTTGTCCTGAGTGGTAATAAACAGTTATCGCAGACGATTGGATTAAAGTGTGCGGAACGAACGGCGGTACTCAATGGAGCCTTGCCCTGTCAGTTGATGAAGTACGAGCTATATTAG
- a CDS encoding anthranilate phosphoribosyltransferase family protein — MSKEFREFLRKVGSGTHTSKSLTRQEAERATVMMLQGEATPAQIGAFMIAHRIKRPTSDELAGMLDAYKFLGAKVAAIATDKRVLVLGLPYDGRSKTAPINPATAIVLAAAGIPVLMHGGDRMPTKEGLPLIEIWHELGLNWQSLELAQVQQNLEQHHLGFVYLPKHFPLAQSIVPYREQIGKRPPFATIELMWSPYQGQQLIVSGFVHPPTETNIREAFAKHGITEFATVKGWEGSVDLPRSRTAIIGINRGDRFERLTLSARNYGFSSEDPAIADASEIAAKIISAIKNEPSEYLNSVLWNCGFYLWLYGLHGDITEAITYAQEIISSGAALQKLEDLQDNSKLN, encoded by the coding sequence ATGAGTAAAGAATTTCGCGAATTTTTGCGTAAAGTTGGTAGCGGTACACATACCAGCAAAAGCTTAACGCGCCAAGAGGCAGAACGTGCCACAGTGATGATGTTGCAAGGAGAAGCAACTCCTGCACAGATCGGGGCATTTATGATCGCCCATCGGATTAAGCGTCCAACTAGTGATGAGTTGGCGGGAATGCTGGATGCCTATAAATTTTTGGGGGCTAAGGTCGCAGCGATCGCTACTGATAAAAGGGTATTAGTACTGGGATTGCCCTACGACGGGAGATCAAAGACTGCGCCTATTAATCCTGCAACTGCAATTGTGTTGGCAGCAGCAGGCATTCCTGTGTTAATGCATGGTGGCGATCGGATGCCTACCAAGGAAGGGCTGCCGTTGATTGAGATCTGGCATGAATTGGGACTGAATTGGCAAAGTTTAGAGCTTGCCCAAGTACAGCAAAATCTAGAACAGCATCATTTGGGATTTGTCTATTTGCCTAAACATTTTCCCCTTGCTCAAAGTATTGTTCCCTATCGCGAACAAATTGGTAAGCGTCCACCCTTCGCAACTATTGAGCTAATGTGGTCTCCCTACCAAGGGCAACAATTAATCGTGTCGGGATTTGTGCATCCACCCACTGAGACAAATATTCGAGAAGCCTTTGCCAAGCATGGCATTACTGAGTTTGCAACAGTGAAAGGTTGGGAAGGAAGCGTCGATTTACCGCGATCGCGTACAGCAATTATCGGCATTAACCGAGGCGATCGCTTTGAACGTTTGACTTTATCGGCAAGAAATTACGGCTTTAGTTCAGAAGATCCTGCGATCGCAGATGCTTCTGAAATCGCGGCAAAAATCATCTCTGCCATCAAAAATGAACCTTCCGAATACCTCAACTCGGTATTGTGGAATTGTGGCTTTTATCTCTGGCTCTATGGACTACATGGAGATATTACAGAGGCGATCACCTATGCCCAAGAAATTATCAGTAGTGGTGCAGCATTGCAAAAATTAGAGGATTTACAAGATAACAGCAAATTAAATTAA
- a CDS encoding LysR family transcriptional regulator → MRLEQLQAFLAVAETGNFQQAAQKCGVSQSTISRQVQSLEATVGLSLFHRQGNAKLTLGGDRLLPHAKKICQIWATAEQELTDLQAGKQTELCVAGIPSACAYQLPPILQKFSRTYPNVQLRVTTLGSDRALKVLKDGLIDIAIVMNNPFLTASSEMVITRLYEEKIQLLLPAQHPLSKKEVITWRDLDNFPQAVFKDGYGLQRLVQDQFNRQGIRLNAALELNALEAFRGVVKQGSLIALLPETFLVELNYDSDLVVRSLSEPNLTREIVLVTTIDRIQIPPIQYFCKLAAEMVQQEIPIILKSALSS, encoded by the coding sequence ATGCGTTTGGAACAGTTACAGGCTTTTTTGGCAGTGGCAGAAACGGGAAACTTTCAACAGGCAGCCCAGAAGTGCGGTGTTAGTCAATCAACGATAAGCCGACAGGTGCAGTCTCTGGAGGCAACTGTCGGCTTATCGTTGTTTCATCGTCAGGGCAATGCCAAGCTGACTTTGGGTGGCGATCGCCTATTACCTCATGCCAAGAAAATTTGTCAGATCTGGGCAACTGCCGAGCAGGAGCTAACTGATTTGCAAGCGGGTAAGCAAACAGAACTCTGTGTAGCAGGAATTCCTTCCGCCTGTGCCTATCAATTACCGCCGATATTACAAAAATTTTCTCGGACTTATCCAAACGTACAATTGCGGGTAACGACATTAGGAAGCGATCGCGCTCTTAAGGTTCTCAAAGATGGATTGATTGATATTGCGATCGTGATGAATAATCCATTTTTGACCGCGAGTTCGGAAATGGTAATCACAAGATTATATGAAGAAAAGATTCAATTATTGCTACCTGCTCAGCATCCACTGAGTAAAAAAGAGGTTATAACTTGGAGAGATCTCGATAACTTTCCGCAGGCAGTATTTAAGGATGGCTATGGGTTACAGCGCCTAGTACAAGATCAGTTCAATCGTCAGGGAATTCGCTTGAATGCTGCTTTGGAACTAAATGCTCTTGAAGCTTTTCGAGGAGTAGTGAAGCAAGGTAGTTTGATTGCACTGTTGCCTGAAACTTTTTTAGTGGAGTTAAATTATGATTCTGACTTGGTGGTGCGATCGCTCAGTGAACCCAACTTAACTCGCGAGATTGTGTTAGTGACGACCATCGATCGCATTCAAATTCCGCCAATTCAATATTTTTGTAAGCTCGCTGCCGAAATGGTGCAACAGGAAATTCCGATCATCTTAAAAAGTGCTTTGAGTTCTTAA
- the larB gene encoding nickel pincer cofactor biosynthesis protein LarB → MHDNLKQLLETVATGELSPEKALEELKYLHYESVGNFAKIDHHRNLRTGFPEVIFGLGKTPEQIVQIMRVMESKNPLVMATKISAAVYAQIQPSLRGLRYFPLAQICCLGESTMKKEGTITILTAGTADLPIAEEAAITSELCGFTVKRLWDVGVAGIHRLLSHRDVIANADVIIVVAGMEGALASVVAGLADCPIVAVPTSIGYGASFNGLAPLLTMLNSCATGVGVVNIDNGFGAAMLAGKILHRHQ, encoded by the coding sequence ATGCACGATAACTTAAAGCAACTATTAGAAACAGTTGCAACGGGGGAACTAAGCCCAGAGAAAGCTTTAGAAGAGTTGAAATATCTCCACTATGAATCAGTGGGAAACTTTGCCAAAATTGATCATCATCGCAATTTACGAACAGGCTTTCCTGAAGTAATTTTTGGATTGGGCAAAACCCCCGAACAAATTGTGCAAATCATGCGCGTAATGGAATCCAAAAATCCTCTAGTTATGGCAACTAAAATTTCGGCAGCAGTTTATGCCCAAATCCAGCCATCTTTGCGCGGTTTGCGATATTTCCCCCTCGCCCAAATTTGCTGCCTTGGCGAATCAACGATGAAAAAAGAAGGGACAATTACAATTCTTACCGCAGGTACTGCCGATCTGCCGATCGCCGAAGAAGCTGCGATTACATCAGAACTCTGTGGCTTTACAGTTAAGCGACTTTGGGATGTGGGTGTCGCAGGAATTCATCGCTTGCTCAGTCATCGGGATGTGATCGCCAATGCCGATGTGATTATTGTTGTCGCAGGAATGGAAGGAGCATTAGCAAGTGTTGTCGCAGGTCTGGCAGATTGTCCGATTGTGGCAGTTCCTACCAGCATCGGTTATGGCGCAAGTTTTAATGGATTAGCTCCATTACTCACCATGCTCAATTCCTGTGCTACAGGTGTAGGTGTAGTGAATATTGACAATGGTTTTGGAGCCGCCATGCTAGCAGGGAAAATTTTACATCGTCATCAATAG
- a CDS encoding 4'-phosphopantetheinyl transferase family protein, whose translation MTTDLQLYQARLDISEIECDRLWKLLSEDERSRADRFKRENLRRNFVAARGNLRIILAQWLGCKPKAIQFSYSDRGKPYLQNSKGIYFNLAHSQDFAIYVVSSDREVGIDLEYINPQCDIEGIAQRYFSPSEYEVIKGLGDRDPSLAVQAFYQAWTLKEAYGKATGQGITNILEGLDVSPLLETAIGTTLQIGDWNLKLLSTELELGISYAAALCINQRSCYLLP comes from the coding sequence ATGACTACAGATTTGCAACTATATCAAGCGAGGCTCGATATCTCTGAAATTGAGTGCGATCGCCTCTGGAAACTTTTATCTGAGGATGAGCGATCGCGGGCGGATCGGTTTAAGCGAGAAAATCTGAGACGCAATTTTGTAGCCGCAAGGGGAAATTTAAGGATCATCTTGGCGCAATGGCTAGGTTGTAAACCCAAAGCAATTCAGTTTAGCTATAGCGATCGCGGTAAACCCTATCTTCAAAACTCCAAGGGTATTTATTTTAATCTAGCCCATTCTCAAGATTTCGCAATTTATGTTGTCAGTAGCGATCGCGAGGTAGGCATCGATTTGGAATATATCAATCCTCAATGTGATATTGAGGGAATTGCCCAGAGATATTTCTCACCATCAGAGTATGAGGTAATTAAAGGACTTGGCGATCGCGATCCATCTTTAGCAGTTCAGGCTTTTTATCAAGCATGGACACTCAAGGAAGCCTATGGAAAGGCAACTGGACAGGGAATTACTAATATTCTTGAAGGTTTAGATGTTTCGCCATTATTAGAAACAGCGATCGGTACAACTTTGCAGATCGGAGATTGGAACTTAAAACTCCTAAGTACAGAATTAGAACTAGGCATAAGTTATGCTGCCGCTTTGTGCATTAATCAACGTTCGTGTTATTTACTCCCTTGA
- a CDS encoding MoaD/ThiS family protein, with amino-acid sequence MAVKVLIPTPLQQLTNNQATVECAGASVKEIIDSLENNCPGIKARICDEQGNLRRFVNFYVNSEDIRFLEGANTALKDGDEVSIIPAIAGG; translated from the coding sequence ATGGCTGTCAAAGTTTTAATTCCCACTCCTCTACAACAATTAACCAATAACCAAGCCACCGTAGAATGTGCTGGTGCTTCGGTTAAAGAAATCATTGACTCATTGGAAAACAATTGTCCGGGGATCAAGGCTCGTATTTGTGACGAGCAAGGAAATCTTCGCCGCTTTGTTAATTTTTATGTCAACAGCGAAGATATTCGTTTTCTCGAAGGGGCAAATACTGCCCTCAAGGATGGCGATGAAGTAAGCATCATTCCTGCGATCGCAGGGGGCTAG
- a CDS encoding photosystem II reaction center protein K, whose product MPLSLLIATLPEAYRIFDPLVNVLPVIPVFFLLLAFVWQAAVGFK is encoded by the coding sequence ATGCCACTTAGTCTATTGATTGCCACATTACCTGAAGCGTATAGAATTTTCGATCCACTGGTAAACGTTCTTCCTGTGATCCCTGTATTCTTCTTGCTACTTGCATTTGTATGGCAAGCAGCAGTCGGTTTCAAATAG
- a CDS encoding 2OG-Fe(II) oxygenase, giving the protein MQDQHLKSPIISEESSQQVERLVKQLEHIQHIVKAGFWVSTEELAILLNLENSFIDKLKLEVASQEQNYSFFWRNFECTLVERQFAKGFWLIKDRQDLLPTTTSHTSQKAANVFTVNESQSSSNPRGAVLLDVSAEEIIPSPYALINDFLSPTQLSELLRYSINKQPEFVPTTNSANDPNYRRSFYLPYFPEFSELMINLVWKITPQILTHLGMSNFAIGQIESQMTAHNHGNYYKIHNDSGSPDTATRTLTYVYYYYREPKAFTGGELVIYDGKIENGFSVAAKSHKVIQPQNNTIVFFPSHCMHEVLPVSCPSEYFADSRFTINGWVRHI; this is encoded by the coding sequence ATGCAAGATCAGCATTTAAAATCGCCAATCATTTCTGAAGAGAGCAGTCAACAAGTTGAGCGTCTAGTCAAACAACTTGAGCATATCCAACATATTGTTAAAGCTGGCTTTTGGGTGTCAACTGAGGAGCTAGCAATATTGCTCAATCTTGAGAATAGCTTTATCGATAAACTCAAGCTAGAAGTTGCCTCTCAGGAGCAGAACTATAGTTTTTTTTGGCGCAATTTTGAATGTACTTTGGTAGAGCGACAATTTGCGAAGGGCTTTTGGTTAATTAAAGATCGGCAAGATTTATTACCAACGACTACATCCCATACTTCGCAAAAAGCGGCAAATGTTTTCACAGTTAACGAGTCTCAATCATCATCAAATCCTAGGGGAGCGGTATTACTAGATGTCTCAGCGGAAGAGATTATTCCCTCTCCCTATGCCCTCATTAATGATTTTTTGTCCCCAACTCAACTCAGTGAATTATTGCGCTACAGCATTAATAAACAACCCGAATTTGTCCCCACTACAAATTCGGCAAATGACCCTAACTATCGGCGCTCATTCTATCTGCCTTATTTTCCTGAATTCTCCGAGTTGATGATTAATCTCGTTTGGAAAATTACGCCGCAGATCCTGACGCATTTGGGGATGAGTAACTTTGCGATTGGGCAAATTGAATCCCAAATGACTGCCCATAACCACGGTAATTATTACAAAATTCATAATGATAGTGGTAGTCCTGATACGGCAACACGTACCCTGACCTATGTTTACTATTACTATCGTGAGCCGAAAGCCTTTACTGGTGGTGAGTTAGTCATCTATGACGGCAAAATTGAAAATGGCTTTTCCGTTGCGGCTAAGTCCCATAAGGTGATTCAGCCACAGAATAATACGATTGTCTTTTTCCCTAGCCACTGTATGCACGAAGTTTTGCCTGTGAGTTGTCCATCGGAATATTTTGCTGACAGTCGATTTACGATCAATGGTTGGGTGCGGCATATCTAG
- the sppA gene encoding signal peptide peptidase SppA, translating into MQLNRIIALVLVAVCFISATFGIQRRQMDEALNLKKVLDRDRLELVSLDGVITGARASASGAMAVRDRLRELIEEDSVKGVLLSINSPGGTVGASKELYAAVKDLSEKKPVVVSMLDQATSGGYYTASSATKIYANAGTLTGSIGVILSGFNAKELLSKVGIQAQTIKTGPYKDIFSSFRDLSDPERQLLQDLLQSTYQEFITDVAKGRKLDLEVVRKLADGRIYTGSQAKENKLVDAIGTLDEAVVDLRTLARKKFNLPETKELPIRKSPASFERLLDQLLNHAGVSIALPFFDVVGNGKISGAIADQLTSKLAGQNMQMGNYDPPVLLMPSWFN; encoded by the coding sequence ATGCAACTCAATCGCATCATTGCTCTTGTTTTAGTCGCTGTTTGCTTTATTTCGGCAACCTTTGGGATTCAGCGCCGCCAAATGGATGAAGCCCTAAATTTAAAGAAGGTACTCGATCGCGATCGCCTTGAACTGGTCTCTTTAGATGGGGTAATTACAGGGGCAAGGGCTTCAGCTTCAGGGGCAATGGCAGTACGCGATCGCCTCCGTGAACTCATCGAAGAAGACTCTGTCAAAGGAGTTTTGCTATCGATTAATAGTCCGGGGGGAACCGTAGGTGCAAGTAAAGAGCTATATGCTGCCGTCAAGGACTTGAGCGAGAAAAAACCTGTGGTTGTGAGTATGCTCGACCAAGCAACCAGTGGCGGCTACTACACAGCGAGTTCTGCTACTAAAATCTATGCAAATGCGGGGACTTTAACAGGCAGTATTGGTGTGATTTTAAGTGGATTCAATGCGAAGGAGTTGCTCAGTAAGGTCGGTATTCAAGCACAAACTATTAAAACTGGCCCCTATAAAGATATTTTTTCTTCATTCCGAGATCTGTCCGACCCAGAACGCCAACTGCTGCAAGATCTGTTGCAAAGTACCTATCAGGAATTTATTACCGATGTCGCTAAAGGGCGCAAACTTGATTTAGAAGTGGTGCGTAAGCTCGCAGATGGGCGGATATACACTGGTAGCCAAGCTAAGGAAAATAAACTAGTCGATGCGATCGGGACATTAGATGAAGCCGTTGTTGATTTAAGAACCTTGGCAAGAAAGAAGTTTAATTTACCTGAAACTAAGGAATTACCAATTCGTAAATCGCCTGCTTCCTTTGAAAGACTATTAGACCAATTGCTCAATCATGCTGGGGTGAGTATTGCTTTACCATTTTTTGATGTTGTGGGTAATGGCAAAATCTCTGGCGCGATCGCTGATCAGTTAACTTCAAAATTGGCTGGGCAAAATATGCAAATGGGAAACTATGATCCACCAGTTTTGCTGATGCCAAGTTGGTTTAACTAA
- the bchM gene encoding magnesium protoporphyrin IX methyltransferase, whose amino-acid sequence MANQALNKNSTKKSPKDKDIVRDYFNSTGFDRWRRIYGEGGDVNRVQLDIRTGHQQTVDYVLGWFKNDKNAVGHTVCDAGCGTGSLSIPLTEMGAKVYASDISEKMVGEGKNRATDPENPVFEVKDLASLSGEYDTVICLDVLIHYPDQDSEAMIAHLASLAKSRLILSFAPKNPYYVLMKKVGDMVPGPSKATRAYLHKESDVRRVLEGLGFTIKRKEFTATSFYFSRLLEAVRN is encoded by the coding sequence ATGGCTAATCAAGCTCTCAATAAGAACTCCACAAAAAAATCTCCCAAAGACAAAGACATAGTTCGCGATTATTTTAATTCCACTGGCTTCGATCGCTGGCGACGGATTTATGGAGAAGGTGGTGATGTCAACCGCGTCCAACTTGACATCCGCACAGGACATCAACAAACCGTCGATTATGTCTTAGGTTGGTTTAAGAATGACAAAAATGCGGTTGGACATACAGTTTGTGACGCAGGTTGTGGCACTGGTAGCTTGAGTATTCCCCTCACCGAAATGGGCGCAAAGGTCTATGCCAGTGATATTTCCGAAAAAATGGTGGGTGAAGGTAAAAACCGTGCCACCGATCCTGAAAATCCTGTCTTTGAAGTTAAGGATTTAGCATCATTGTCTGGGGAATATGACACCGTAATCTGTCTAGATGTGTTGATTCATTATCCAGATCAAGATTCTGAAGCGATGATTGCCCATCTTGCTTCCCTTGCTAAATCTCGATTAATCCTCAGCTTTGCTCCTAAAAATCCCTACTATGTACTAATGAAGAAGGTAGGTGACATGGTTCCAGGACCTAGCAAGGCAACTCGTGCCTATTTGCACAAAGAATCTGACGTGCGGCGCGTTCTTGAAGGCTTGGGCTTCACGATCAAGCGCAAAGAATTTACTGCTACCTCCTTTTATTTCTCACGCCTACTTGAGGCTGTCCGCAATTAG